The Raphanus sativus cultivar WK10039 chromosome 2, ASM80110v3, whole genome shotgun sequence DNA segment AGAAACATTGTGTCACCAATAAGAAGCAAGATATAGAGTTTTGTTCTTGGACTGCGTATACAAAACGTAGATTTCAGCTCATGTCTGAGTCCTTAGGGGAAAAGAAACAAGTTTTGGATTTACCAGTGGTTCCAAAGATATAAGTACGAAACAGGACATCAATATGATAAAGCGCCGTCGTTTTAACTTAAAACTATTGAAATTTACTAAACAACCCTTGAACGTTTCTATAATCCTAATTTAACCAGAACAAGTATGAAATTGCTCAGTTATAGCAGCCCAGAAAGCGTCGTCGTTTTTCGCCCTAAAACCCTAGATCCGTCCGTCTCCTTACAGTGTAATCAATCAATCGAGCAGGgaagagagaaaatgaaaatgGGAAAAGAGATGGAGTCCCCGAAGGAGCAGAGCTCTTACACCGTTGAGCAGCTCGTCGCCGTCAATCCCTTCAACCCTGAAATCTTACCTGATCTCGAAAACTACGTCAACGAGCAGGTTAATCGCCGTCCCTCAACGATTGCTTATCTATTTTGATTGAGATTCTGATTTCTCTATCTATGATTGGCTCAGGTTACATCGCAAACGTATAGCCTGGATGCAAATCTCTGCTTGCTTCGTCTCTATCAGGTACTACTCTTCACAACCATACCATACCTTCCCCAGAGATTTTAAGTCTCTCTCTCCTAACTGGCGCATTGTTACTGTGATGCAGTTTGAGCCTGAGCGCATGAATGCTCATATCGTGGCTCGAATCCTGGTCAAGGTAATATCAGATTAACAATGTTTGTTGGTGGCTTATGATTAATTACTCTCTGTGAtgttgttttctctttgttttttttttcaaggctCTTATGGCTATGCCAGCTCCAGACTTCAGCCTCTGCCTCTTCTTGATTCCCGAAAGAGTGGTAATCTTCTTTCAGTCGGCTCATTCTTTGTACAGATGATTCATGGAGTGTCAACGTTTTGGATTCGTTAGAGTAGTTAATGGATGCACTTTTGTTTTGAATTGTGTTTGTTTTTCAGCAAATGGAGGAGCAGTTCAAGTCACTCATTGTGCTCTCACACTACCTTGAGGTTTGCAGACATTAGTGTTAGCTGAGACTTTTTGAGAGCGGAAAAGGTGTGTGTACTGAGTGTTTAGAATACTTGTTTTGCTTTTGCAGACTGGTAGGT contains these protein-coding regions:
- the LOC108826855 gene encoding eukaryotic translation initiation factor 3 subunit K, giving the protein MKMGKEMESPKEQSSYTVEQLVAVNPFNPEILPDLENYVNEQVTSQTYSLDANLCLLRLYQFEPERMNAHIVARILVKALMAMPAPDFSLCLFLIPERVQMEEQFKSLIVLSHYLETGRFQQFWDEAAKNRHILESVPGFEQAIQAYASHLISLSYQKVPRSVLAEAVNMDGASLDKFIEHQLTNMGWIVEKGDGSIVLPQNEFNHPELKKNNTGENVPLEHIARIFPILG